The Mangifera indica cultivar Alphonso chromosome 19, CATAS_Mindica_2.1, whole genome shotgun sequence nucleotide sequence TGACATATCTGCTTACGCTAACCGTCACGCTTTTATTCACCTCCCTCAGTGGGTCATCGAGGAACGCCGTGACCGCAAGTCGTTGGACATTTTTGAACGCAGAGGAGTTGTGATCCCCAGTGATCCGTACATCTGCGGAGTGTGTGGTCGTAAATGTAAGACCAATCTTGATTTGAAGAAACATTTTAAACAGTTACATGAACGGGAGCGGCAAAAAAAGTTGAATCGAATGAGATCGTTGAAGggaaaaaagagacaaaaatataaagagaGGCATATAAGTGGGAATGAGAAATACAATGAAGCGGCGAGGAATATTTTGAAGCCCAAAGTTGGTTATGGGTTGGGTTCGGAGTTGAAGAGAGCTGGTGTGTTTGTTAAGACGGTTGAGGATAAACCACAAGCTGCAGATTGGGCGTTGAAGAGACAGATGCAGCATTCTATGAGTAGAGGGATTGACTGGCTGTTTTTGGTGTCAGATGATAAGGATTTTAAGGAGATGTTGAGGAAAGCGAGAGAGGCGAATTTGGGTACCGTTGTGGTGGGAGATTCAAATAGAGGATTGGGGCAGCTAGCAGATTTGTGGGTGCCATGGATAGGGGTGGAGAATGGGGAGTTGACAGAGAAGGATTTGGTGCCTAGGAGAAGGAGTAACGAGGGTTTTGAGAGGAATGAAGATGAATTGTTTTCTGTTAGGCAGTTTGATGGAGGATTTGGTTTTGAGGGTGAAAGGGATTTGGATGACGTGGTTAATGTGCTTGTTGGTGAAAGAAACGAGTTTCGTGGTGTGAGGATATCGATGTTTTCAGAAggagaagaggaagatgaagatTGGGTGACTGACGAAATGGATGGAGACTATTTCTTAATGGAAGAGGGAATTGAAGACGTAGATGGATACTATTGAGATAACAAATGCAGTTGTTTATACGAGACACGTCGTTGGAGCACATTGATCTTTAATGGAACGAAAAGAGCTTGCACTCTTCAGTTGAGAGCAGAATCAGCCTATTGAATGCTTTGTCGACATATGGTGTCCTGGTTTTTCCTCTCAAGTAAAAGTGGATATTTTATAATGCATTTAGTCATTTGATTTTCTGAGAATGCTTGTGCGATCATCAAACACTCCTATTTGTTCTCAGATACCGAAAGTAGATGCTTGTGGTCTTCAGATATGAAATGGGTGTATGTCTGACCTAAAGTCTTAGCATGCTTCTTAAGTTAGATTATAGTCAGAGTGATATACTGTATTAACTTCGCTAGTATTACATAATGAGAACTGTGGACATTGCCATTCATCGCaatcattttttgtttcaaGTATCATTTTAGTATACATATGATTATGATGCTCACTCATTAAAGTGCCTCTTGTGATGCTTGATTAGagctttatataattttatgaggCATAAAGTACTCGGTGGTTATTGTCAACACATCTGTCTTACAAACTCTTGGTCATCCAAAATTATGCATTTGCAAATTCATCATTCTGGTTTCACTTTTAATCTGTGCACGTCAAGGCTGATGGGGTGGAATATATGTTTGTTTGTTGAAAAGCTGCTCATTTGTTATTGACTACATGGTGTTATTCATTTTTTCTGCTTTGAATGTTGTGGCTTGTTTTCTCGCTGGCTATGTGAAAATGATGATAAAAGGATCCTATTGACCAGCATCTGCAGTGATTTTTTGTGTGTCAAGAGGAGCATTGCTTTTTGGTGTATCAGGATGAGCAAGAAATGAATAagtaaatttaatgaaaatagtAGGGCGTGGAAAGCAATGGCAAAATTAGTTCCTACTTCCTAGAGGATTTGCTTATAAAAAATCTATTCCTATAGGATTGCCATCGAGTTTCAACCACTGGTTCACTCCAGTACTTGCCTGGAGAACTCAGTGTAAGCTGGACTTGCCCATGCAATTTCATTTCATCATTATACTTGATGAACAGTGTAGCATGAACCTTATTTTGGTTACACTTCGTTTATgcattaattttgcttttgttgaaATTAATATTGCCTGTATTATTAATGGTTGGTTGTTGGCTTTTATTGGAAATGGCTAAACAGTATTTACTGCTCCCATTTGTCTGTCCTCTAAACTAATTGTGCTAGAGAGCTCATGAGCATTTCACTAAAGAAAGATTCATGGCACCTAATGATATGATCGCAATTGTTAGAAGAATGGTCTTGGCCAAATTAGCATACTAGATATCTTTTATAATGTGAAGTCACTGGTCTCAACTCTCAAGTTTCATTTATCTTGATTGCTCtgtttgttaaaaaagaaatgaacgGAAAACTTTCTGGGGTTAGAAAAGGTTGCAAATTTCTTCTAGATTGTTCTTTGATCAACTTATCTATCTTATGTCAATTCaatgtaatgaaaaatatttggtCTTTGAAAAAGTGATGGTCGatattgatttttgaatttggaGTGGCATATTTCTTCTCATGAAGCATTAGTATCCTGGAATTCATGACCCCTGACCAGCAGAGGTCCTTTTCATTGTAGTGGTGATGAGTTATTTAAAAGCATTGTGATTGTGAATTTGGTGGTCAGGTTCAATGGTTTGGTGAATCCACTCAGAACAGATTGTAAGAGCGCTTAATGTTTACTACTTACTCTATAGGAAGGTGGAGACAGATTAGACCTTGGATTAGTGATGTTAACAGTTATAATTTGCATAATCATCTGATGTTACAGGTAGCAGTGGATGCCCTGATTGAactattttgatattaatcaatGAGATAGGAAATTGAAGATTAACATGGGCAGTTATTTGCTTGATGGCATtgatttgggtggaaaatatcTGGGCTCTTCCCATTCTAAGTTAAAATCAAGCATTGTTTTCAAAAATACCACAGGCAGAGCAATAGAACTTGCTGTCATTCTAGGGAAAAGTTAATGGAGAGTGTCGGAGTAGAAGTTTGTAATGGAACAGGAGTGAGTTGAGAGCAGCTCCTGGGCAGAGGTAGCCTTGTCTCTAGCAGTCATTTTTCAAGCAACAAGTAGCGTAAGAGACGAGAACTCAAACTCTAAAAtggaataatattataattggaAATGTAGAATTATTTGTTGATATGTTTGCCGACTGAATCTTCCAGTTGCCGACTGGGCACACTCTCCCGTCCTCGTGCTGCAACTCtctatataataacaatttatatcaCTTTTGTCTCGGTGGGGAGGGAGAGAGGCAGGCTGTCCAAACTCCAAATTCCGATTGCGCTTAATGTCCACACAATACTAATTTGATATAGTAGCTACGGAGGAACTGATTTATCTTTGGAAAgaaaattcaacttaaataaaagttgttaaaaaagaaattgtgaTGTAATGTGATTGATTGAgactattaaattaaaagtaatattatgtatataattttatatataaataattacgtattattatataatttgatagttttaaattaattataaaataatatttaatcatataataatatatcattatttatataaaaaaaatacctgtaattttattgatgaataaacttattcatacaacttaatttaataatatttgattagataattttaaagtaagaaaaaaaataactaattacATCACATAATGGTAAATTGTCACATCAATTTGTAATTTAtcataaactattattttaatttatataaaataattaataaaatttgtttgaacaaataatttttacatgtttCATGTTTCGTCAATTGtaaacaatatttgaaaaaagaagggTGATGGTGATAAAGATGATGACGatggtaattttaaaatgacaGAAAACCTATATAtaaagacaataaaattatatgtataatttttatataaattttatatacaaatagcgatatattattatacgattatatattatttgatttttaattattaattatttatttatatattaatatattattatttatatataaaattatgtataaaagttatacatataatactactcaCAGAAATATGGTCAATATTCAAAGTAATTATTTTGCATTATAATGAGGtatattttatggttttgtttaTATAGGCGGTGGAGGATAAGTCATTAATTAAAGTCAGTAATCAATAATACTTGTAGGTAGCCCAACCATTAGAGATCAGACACGTATTCAAAGTCATTTGCCATTGTTGAATTGACTGAACACTAAGCCACAATTAAGCGGATGATTAAGAAAGAGAAggaattaattattcaataataaggATTAAAGTAAACAAGATACTAATTCTAGGTTTTACTGTTTCCATCATAGAAAATTACAAATCCATCCTTATTGCCTGGACGGAAAGTCGTCCTCAACCCCATCCGTCCATTTTCCACCGActctattctctctctctctctctctctctctctctctctctctctctctctctcccctcaTTTCCGCTTATAAACTAACTATTTTCCGGCGTGTTTAGTTAGGTAATATTTTAGGTCAaacaactattttccacctaagtttttgtgtaaatattttttcatctgttacatatcaaaaatataaatgtccacccatatattaaatttcactattattaTCAGGGATAAAATtctcatttaaagattttatttttaaaaagattatgttttcaccttaattttaaaaattaataatttttcccctaATCTTAAAATTCTTAGGTGTAAAAACTTACTCCCCCCTTCCAAGTCTAGAGTTTTACacaactttcatatttttttcattgataGCCATCTTCTCAACCTTGTAAAACCTTTGAGTTTCACCCCCACTTCACCTTTAGTTTCCAAATCGTCGCCAGTGACTTTCTGCCTTCATCTCTGACATCTCCACCACTGAGCACGAGCCGTTGGTGTCCACTTCCCTACTATATCTCTATCGTTGGAAGCAAGACGCACCAAGGAGGCCGAAATCGAGCAAGATCTCTTACTcgattttcatttgttttttcttccAACGACAGAGATATGGTAAGGAGATGGACACCAGTGGCTCATGCTTGATGGTGGAGATGTTGGAGACGACAGGAGAAAGTCGTCAATGGTGATCTAAAGGTGAAACTCAAATGTTTTGGAAGGCTTGGGGGCGGTTGCAATAGAAAAAGATATGGAGGTTGTGCAAACCCTAAACTTGAGAgtaaaagttagtttttaaacttgagaaaTTTGAGGCTaggggaaaaattgttaatttttaaattaaggtgggaaaattatatttttctttaaataaaatctttaaatgatgattttacctatgacagtaatagaaaattttaacaaatatgtgagtatttaaatttttgatagttaacaaGTAAAAagttgggtttgcatcaaaccttgggtggaaaatattCATTCGACCAATATTTAGAAAGATTccctttaaaataaattacttagaagatttttaagtataaatgatcactatgtttgataaaatttaataggtataaataattattgtgtttagttaaagataataaaaaaatattaataaactattttacttaaatatcttttggtataattattctaaaatatttttgatattatttgttatatacttaaaaatggggttatttttgttttaaaaaattaataaataaaaatataattataataaaatcaagattatcttgataatattttaatactcaaAATAAAGTTAGTAATTagaatattgtttatattatctatcacattattattgataataaaaaattattataatattttattattaataaactaaataaaataataataataaaagataaattatcaaataatatttattaattaaaatccaaaCCAGCATTCCAGTTATTTCTGTTTgctcattaattaattacaattttactcAAATCCAGATCTTGATCaccttaattaattaactttaaaaggTTATTATcgtcaaacaaataaataattaaaatgaatgcacTTGGAAGAGCAAACATCCACCTCGGCTTTCAAATAGGCGCTTACGTGGGTGGAATGATAAAAGTACGAAACGGCCCTTCGAATGGACGCATACTTAGTACTTTACATCGGTTTAGTTTAACTATAAATAGACAGAAGAAAGCGGGGCTGATCCCTGGTGGATTGTGTCGGCCAAATTTGTATTTATCTTTAAGGGAGATCTACGTGGCGGCCGTCCCCATACGACAGACTAGCAGCCAAGTGGGAAACTTAGGCTTCTTGCCTCTGCAGATTTctccatatataaatataacatcttttatatatacaattatatgtatataagcGTGGTTTTCTGAGGCAAATAATTTGTTGGATCGAATCTGTTTTCGGCATGAGCCTCAATCTATAGTTTCAGAAACAGCAGGAGTTTTTGTTCTTATATAAAGATTCCGTACGTTTATGATGAAAGAAGAATTTTGTTCATCGACTTCTACAAGAAACATGAACACAGAGAAGCAGAAGCAAGAGCAAGAGAAAAAACCATACAAAGGGATAAGGATGAGAAAGTGGGGAAAGTGGGTAGCTGAAATCAGAGAACCCAACAAGAGATCTAGAATATGGCTTGGCTCTTACACCACTCCGATAGCTGCAGCACGTGCCTACGACACAGCCGTCTTCTATCTTAGAGGCCCGTCTGCTCGACTAAATTTCCCTGAATTGATTTTCCAAGATGACGATCTTCGAGACATGTCCGCCGCTTCTATACGCAAGAAAGCTACAGAAGTTGGAGCTAGGGTTGATGCCTTGCAAACTGCCCTCCATTCATCATCACAACAACGCTCAGAATCAAATTCTACCGCCCGCTTATCTGAGAAGCCCGATTTAAACAAGTACCCAAACCCAGAAAGTTCTGATGAAGATTGAAAGAGATAATAAATACATGGAACCAAAAAGGGTTCTGTTTTATTAGGTTAAAAAGCTGGGTAGCTGCTTTAATCATGATCTACAATTAATCTCTCAGTTGTAACTTTATAGAAGCTAAACGAGAATATAGGAAGTTATGTACTGAATctcttaattaaatttaatgtttcCTCTTTTTTCCCCCCGATGTTGCGTACTTTCATTGAAGGCGTGGGAATAGTGATGGCCTATCTATTGTCGTACTTCATGTTTGAATTGTTGCCAAACAGAGACAAAgtagataatatttattagaagatgaggaagaaagTGGGGATGTAGTTGCATTTGTTATGAGTTATGAGGTGGTTGTCACTGTGGACACcacaaaattaaacaacttCTGAGTGTGGAAGAAGAAACTGAAGAGAGAAGAGAATTAAGTGGTCCTAAATCAGCCGGGTCTGGGTCTGGGTCTGGGAGGTTGTCACCGTCATGGAACTGGTGGAAGCTTACGTAAAGGTCGTTTATTGGAGGTTGATGGGCGATCTAATGTGGGCGGTGAGTGGCTTTTCTGTTCCTTTAAAGAGCTTGCTTAATTATTCCCctattatcttttaattttcttgtcgAATGCTTTAACATGAAGCCTCCCCTTGTGATCTgtgatatcttttttttctttttttcaatccGCTGCAGCCCAACTGTAATCCAATCAATGTGAATTCAGCTGCATCTTTCATCCAGCCAATTGATGCTACCTATTTTCCCCTGTGGACggttaattatttgattaattaatgttaattgtaTTTAGACACATTAAGATTATTTAAAGTCTGATTATTCCAAGGGAGTTGTGATTTTCAACGCTGAGATGCGGCTACGTATTAACAAGCTGAAACTTCTCtttgttattaaataaatagatttaaACAAGGTCACCTTACGACTCGCATTTAACCTGCTACAgaataaagtatttttttaaagaatgagTAATTTGAATTCAGATAGTTtcttattatctaattaattattattttatttttaatttaaaattatttatttatatggtgatatataatttatatatttaaattatatactaaaaatatataaaattttattatttaaaaattagatgataagggacctaaaataaatttaatgtcTCCCtcaattaaatgaattattggCAGCATAtttccaaaacaaataatttactcACGTGcatatttaaatcattttccCTTAAAGCAATAAAGTACAAATCagttaattatacaatataattagcaataaaattatgtgttgaTGTGTTAggtacatatttttatttattaattgtgctcgaatgattttaaattaataataaaataatatttaattatataataatatatataaataattatatatttatatatttaaaatatatacgtataatattgttctATAATTAGTAGCCAAATTGTCTTATAGTTTAGATACACccaatgtttttatataattttatacgaTAAAAGTATGTGTTAttaaatgattgaatatttaaaacttaatactaataatattacTCTAGAGTTAAAGCAATAAAGCACTTAGATAGGTTGTTCCATAGCTCGGATACGTCCAattatagttatcagtatcttatgatatatgataagtattatataatatgatacgtattataaaatatatcaaattaatacgatacagtgAAAGgattatacgatatgatatgtattatcgATACGAttcaatatactttttaaagaaaataaagatacATATAAAAGATCTTAAATTTTGAAGGATGTTTgcgatattttttaaaataataacgtatcaattagatttttttcattattattatttttaaattgtataatataattcgATACATAATacgaaaaataatatttttgatatacgatTTGACTACCAtacatgtaatatttatacattaacaaaaataataaaagtgtgTATTATCATATGGATTAAtgatatcatttaaatattcaattaaatatttaaaactaaataccGAGAATATAATTTTAGAGGTAAAGTCTCGTATATTTATTGGTGAATATCTGAGATGTATAATATGTTTGCATCTACTTTTATCAATTCAATGCTCAAAATGTTTGTTTCTATTGCAACGTAACACCCGATCAACATCTTCCTATTCATGGTGCACAATAAAATTAGTCAACAAAAATGAAACCCATAGTCTAAAATTTGGCTATTTGTTGGAATTTTCCTGGATCGGGGTTTGGACTGAAGCTATCGGTCGGCAGAAACAGCcacataaatttcattatttcaatGCAAAGACGTATCAATGACCTTTTTTAACTAAGCTAAGACTCCTCTATGCGCAGcttgttaattttcaaaccatatatttcattataatctttttttgttCTAACAAAGATCAGCCAAGTGTTTGGAAAGGATAATATACATTTACCAGTTGCAACCCATCATATATCACTTACTCGAATCCAATTTATGCGTGGTCTGTTAAAAATTAGTTTcgtttaattaaattagataattaaataattcaatgatAATTTACTGAtgacttaaataatatataaaaataaggttaatacacttaaaagttattatCTAATAACCTATCATATGTTTACTAGGTCTCGTTTTTTAAATCCATTCAGTATAactttatcaattaaaatatattattttaggaAGGTTTTAGGAATAGAAGATCGGTTACTCTGATGTTActaattttgacaatattataaattcagAATAAATGACGTCGAAGGTATTCATTGAAGtctaaagtttttaattcaatattttataatttgtatggAGACTGCAAACTTAGGATTGAATAGTTTCATTTTAGTTTGTGTAAATTAACTCTTCCATGACttgaaaatttctaaataattagtttaatactgctgaaaattaaacaataatcaaccggctaattatataattaagcaGGCTGTCGATTACTGTGACCAGGCTGTCATCACCCTCAGACAAAGCCAACTCAATTTAATTGCTTTACTCTCGCCTATCTCCATCTTCCTTAATCATAAAGAAAAAGGTTTAcgtattttttcaataattcctcatttatatatacatagagTGAAAGGTAGTGCATCCCCACCTACAAGAGAATCCATCGAAGATTGCTTGATACACATTagtttcctatatatatataaagctagACATAATATAAATTCTGTCGCTTATATAGGTTATGGTTTTatataggtcaaaagacttatttccatacaaggtttagtgtaaattcaaacttacatt carries:
- the LOC123202620 gene encoding ethylene-responsive transcription factor ERF010-like; this translates as MMKEEFCSSTSTRNMNTEKQKQEQEKKPYKGIRMRKWGKWVAEIREPNKRSRIWLGSYTTPIAAARAYDTAVFYLRGPSARLNFPELIFQDDDLRDMSAASIRKKATEVGARVDALQTALHSSSQQRSESNSTARLSEKPDLNKYPNPESSDED
- the LOC123203598 gene encoding uncharacterized protein LOC123203598, producing the protein MNSLSLCNSLDPHTLKPIFQKKDLHFSQSLLFHNFPSNFKTKLKPLSSSSRCCIKATSANHAATFEIDMVRNKQGVYTQKTNNKVVVLWDLDNKPPRGRPYDAAMSLRRVAEKFGEVTDISAYANRHAFIHLPQWVIEERRDRKSLDIFERRGVVIPSDPYICGVCGRKCKTNLDLKKHFKQLHERERQKKLNRMRSLKGKKRQKYKERHISGNEKYNEAARNILKPKVGYGLGSELKRAGVFVKTVEDKPQAADWALKRQMQHSMSRGIDWLFLVSDDKDFKEMLRKAREANLGTVVVGDSNRGLGQLADLWVPWIGVENGELTEKDLVPRRRSNEGFERNEDELFSVRQFDGGFGFEGERDLDDVVNVLVGERNEFRGVRISMFSEGEEEDEDWVTDEMDGDYFLMEEGIEDVDGYY